One Cellulosimicrobium protaetiae genomic region harbors:
- a CDS encoding sensor histidine kinase, with the protein MSGSQRRAGLTVRTRMLAAFLGLSALALALAGSAAWFLQRGQIDDRIDESLTRSANELATLASSGVNPVSGEPFTSPEDVVVASMQLTVPAHHEGVLGLRQGRTPLVSQQDVRLRLEDDAELVAAVSPLVGGDDVVLRSPRTATADYRVLVAPVRSVGGGPAAPAQEPAALVLAYDRSAEHAEFAQVFRTYAVVALGALVLIGVVGWVVAGRLLQPIRTLSRTAQRIGETDLSARIPVTGNDDLSDLSRTVNGMLDRLEGSFDSQRRLLDDVGHELRTPLTVVRGHLELMDPHDATDASETRDLALDELDRMNRLVDDLVTLATVGRPDFVRPLDTDLGRLLDDVHDKVRTLGDRRWLVDARADVAVRADAQRLTQALLQLAANAVKFSTPGSVVALGSAVSDDGARVRVWVRDEGVGIAPEQQGRIFDRFAQATTPGAAHPEGAGLGLAIVAAIAEGHGGRVHVASTPGVGSTFTLDLPLVPVEALSGRPDAADDAPGGDAPGWVAPTAPTVPSVPSAATPHLPPPPPGDDPGPPPTGPTAGRPPHTDPDGRTTR; encoded by the coding sequence ATGAGCGGCTCGCAGCGCCGCGCCGGGCTGACCGTCCGCACGCGCATGCTCGCCGCGTTCCTCGGCCTGTCCGCCCTGGCGCTCGCCCTCGCCGGAAGCGCCGCCTGGTTCCTGCAGCGCGGGCAGATCGACGACCGCATCGACGAGAGCCTGACCCGCAGCGCGAACGAGCTCGCGACGCTCGCGTCGTCGGGCGTCAACCCCGTCTCGGGCGAGCCGTTCACGTCGCCCGAGGACGTCGTCGTCGCGTCCATGCAGCTGACCGTGCCCGCCCACCACGAGGGCGTCCTCGGGCTGCGTCAGGGCCGCACCCCGCTCGTCTCGCAGCAGGACGTCCGGCTGCGGCTGGAGGACGACGCCGAGCTCGTGGCCGCGGTGTCGCCGCTCGTGGGCGGCGACGACGTCGTGCTGCGCTCGCCGCGGACCGCGACGGCCGACTACCGCGTGCTCGTCGCGCCCGTCCGGTCGGTCGGCGGCGGCCCGGCGGCCCCCGCCCAGGAGCCCGCCGCCCTCGTCCTCGCCTACGACCGCTCGGCCGAGCACGCCGAGTTCGCGCAGGTCTTCCGGACGTACGCCGTCGTGGCGCTCGGCGCGCTCGTGCTCATCGGGGTGGTCGGGTGGGTCGTCGCCGGCCGCCTGCTCCAGCCGATCCGGACCCTGTCGCGCACGGCGCAGCGCATCGGCGAGACGGACCTGTCCGCCCGCATCCCCGTCACCGGCAACGACGACCTGTCCGACCTGTCGCGCACGGTCAACGGCATGCTCGACCGGCTCGAGGGGTCGTTCGACTCCCAGCGGCGGCTGCTGGACGACGTCGGGCACGAGCTGCGGACGCCGCTCACGGTCGTCCGGGGGCACCTCGAGCTCATGGACCCGCACGACGCCACGGATGCGTCCGAGACGCGCGACCTCGCGCTCGACGAGCTCGACCGCATGAACCGTCTCGTCGACGACCTCGTGACCCTCGCGACCGTCGGGCGACCCGACTTCGTCCGTCCCCTGGACACGGACCTCGGCCGGCTGCTCGACGACGTGCACGACAAGGTCCGGACGCTCGGCGACCGGCGCTGGCTCGTCGACGCGCGCGCCGACGTCGCCGTGCGCGCCGACGCGCAGCGCCTCACCCAGGCGCTCCTGCAGCTCGCGGCGAACGCCGTGAAGTTCTCGACGCCCGGGTCCGTCGTCGCGCTCGGCTCCGCGGTGTCCGACGACGGCGCGCGCGTGCGCGTGTGGGTCCGCGACGAGGGGGTCGGGATCGCGCCCGAGCAGCAGGGGCGGATCTTCGACCGGTTCGCCCAGGCGACGACGCCGGGCGCGGCCCACCCCGAGGGCGCCGGGCTCGGGCTCGCGATCGTCGCGGCGATCGCCGAGGGCCACGGGGGCCGGGTGCACGTCGCGTCGACTCCCGGCGTCGGGTCGACGTTCACGCTCGACCTCCCGCTCGTCCCCGTCGAGGCGCTGTCCGGGCGCCCGGACGCGGCCGACGACGCACCCGGCGGGGACGCACCGGGGTGGGTGGCGCCGACGGCGCCGACCGTGCCCAGCGTGCCGTCCGCCGCCACCCCGCACCTGCCCCCGCCGCCACCCGGCGACGACCCGGGCCCGCCGCCGACCGGACCGACCGCCGGCAGGCCCCCGCACACCGACCCCGACGGAAGGACCACCCGGTGA
- a CDS encoding response regulator transcription factor, with the protein MSQILVAEDETRIASFVAKGLRSAGYASTTVATGREAFDLASTGDFALLVLDLGLPDQDGFTVLRRLRETGNAIPVIILTARTSVTDTVAGLEGGADDYMAKPFRFEELLARIRLRLRGEPAGEVTVLTHGALSLDLRTRRARTTDREVDLSAREFALAEAFLRNPGQVLSREQLLSRVWGYDFDPGSNVVDVYVRYLRNKLGAEHFMTVRGMGYRLAG; encoded by the coding sequence GTGAGCCAGATCCTCGTCGCGGAGGACGAGACCCGCATCGCCTCGTTCGTGGCCAAGGGCCTGCGCTCCGCAGGCTACGCGAGCACGACCGTGGCGACCGGGCGCGAAGCGTTCGACCTCGCCAGCACCGGCGACTTCGCGCTGCTCGTGCTCGACCTCGGCCTGCCCGACCAGGACGGCTTCACCGTGCTCCGCCGGCTGCGGGAGACGGGCAACGCCATCCCGGTCATCATCCTCACCGCGCGCACCTCGGTCACCGACACCGTCGCCGGGCTCGAGGGCGGCGCCGACGACTACATGGCCAAGCCGTTCCGCTTCGAGGAGCTCCTCGCGCGCATCCGCCTGCGCCTGCGCGGCGAACCCGCGGGCGAGGTCACCGTGCTCACGCACGGCGCCCTGAGCCTGGACCTGCGCACCCGCCGAGCCCGCACCACCGACCGCGAGGTCGACCTCTCGGCGCGCGAGTTCGCGCTCGCCGAGGCGTTCCTGCGCAACCCCGGGCAGGTGCTCAGCCGCGAGCAGCTCCTGTCGCGCGTGTGGGGGTACGACTTCGACCCCGGCTCGAACGTCGTCGACGTGTACGTGCGCTACCTGCGCAACAAGCTCGGGGCGGAGCACTTCATGACCGTGCGCGGCATGGGCTACCGGCTCGCCGGGTAG
- a CDS encoding phosphotransferase, protein MTLAPPAPDQRAWLDLLTAPEAGELLAVALGADGASLDTWRVHQVHARPGAEVTVGYDVVARRALAPRPGAGPGAVDAAEYLLATTAPLSPDAAGPGVVRLADGPRVVHVWRHPADPLLPGLAAACDRDALTRRLAAADVLKPGEAVEAAEMVAYRPLRRAVVRARTSIRTFYVKVVRPDRVRSLVRRHDLLRETPVRAPRCLDWGDDGVVVLEEAHGVSLAQHLAAAGPAGQPTAIDPHALVRALDALPLRATTLRRRPGWAERVEHYGEAALAVHALDAARVARVVGAVREAVATRDPGPVVATHGDFYEANVLLDAGRTGVGTLLDVDTLGPGHRVDDLACLVAHLAVLPSLAPTVYGGVGALVQRCLAVFDERVDPGALRARAAGVVLSLASGATTRDLGDAWLGVAERLLAAAPLSESTLIGTSSTSHA, encoded by the coding sequence ATGACGCTCGCCCCTCCCGCGCCCGACCAGCGCGCCTGGCTCGACCTGCTCACCGCTCCCGAGGCGGGGGAGCTGCTCGCCGTGGCGCTCGGTGCCGACGGCGCGAGCCTCGACACGTGGCGCGTCCACCAGGTGCACGCGCGCCCCGGCGCCGAGGTCACGGTCGGGTACGACGTCGTCGCGCGCCGGGCGCTCGCGCCCCGCCCCGGCGCGGGGCCCGGCGCCGTCGACGCCGCCGAGTACCTGCTCGCGACGACGGCGCCCCTGTCGCCCGACGCCGCAGGCCCGGGCGTGGTCCGCCTCGCGGACGGCCCGCGCGTCGTCCACGTGTGGCGGCACCCCGCCGACCCGCTGCTGCCCGGCCTCGCCGCCGCGTGCGACCGCGACGCGCTCACCCGCCGGCTCGCCGCGGCCGACGTGCTCAAGCCCGGCGAGGCCGTGGAGGCGGCCGAGATGGTCGCCTACCGCCCGCTGCGCCGCGCGGTGGTCCGTGCCCGGACGTCGATCCGCACTTTCTACGTGAAGGTCGTGCGGCCCGACCGGGTGCGCTCGCTCGTGCGGCGCCACGACCTCCTGCGCGAGACCCCGGTGCGCGCCCCGCGCTGCCTCGACTGGGGCGACGACGGCGTCGTCGTCCTCGAGGAGGCGCACGGCGTGTCGCTGGCCCAGCACCTCGCTGCCGCCGGACCCGCCGGGCAGCCCACGGCGATCGACCCGCACGCCCTCGTGCGCGCTCTCGACGCGCTCCCGCTGCGGGCGACGACGCTGCGCCGCCGCCCGGGCTGGGCCGAGCGCGTCGAGCACTACGGGGAGGCCGCGCTCGCGGTGCACGCGCTCGACGCGGCGCGCGTGGCCCGGGTGGTGGGCGCCGTCCGCGAGGCGGTCGCGACGCGCGACCCGGGACCGGTCGTCGCGACCCACGGCGACTTCTACGAGGCGAACGTCCTGCTCGACGCGGGCCGGACGGGGGTCGGGACGCTTCTCGACGTCGACACGCTCGGCCCGGGGCACCGCGTGGACGACCTCGCGTGCCTCGTCGCGCACCTCGCCGTCCTCCCGTCGCTCGCGCCGACGGTCTACGGCGGCGTGGGCGCGCTCGTCCAGCGGTGCCTCGCGGTGTTCGACGAGCGCGTCGACCCGGGTGCGCTGCGGGCGCGCGCGGCAGGTGTCGTGCTGTCGCTCGCGTCGGGTGCGACGACGCGCGACCTCGGCGACGCCTGGTTGGGCGTCGCGGAGCGGCTGCTCGCGGCCGCGCCGCTCTCTGAGAGCACTCTCATCGGGACCTCCTCGACGTCTCACGCGTGA
- a CDS encoding GntR family transcriptional regulator, producing MPPAELRVEIDLRSGLAPYEQIRSQVVAHVAAGRLVVGDRLPTIRALATDLGLAPGTVARAYRELEAAGVVTTRRRAGTVVADGVSPGDVAARHAAHELVRAGREAGLSDDAILDVVRGALLHDPPGAAPTAR from the coding sequence GTGCCGCCCGCTGAGCTGCGCGTCGAGATCGACCTGCGGTCGGGGCTCGCGCCGTACGAGCAGATCCGGTCGCAGGTCGTCGCGCACGTCGCGGCCGGTCGGCTGGTCGTCGGCGACCGGCTCCCGACCATCCGCGCCCTCGCCACGGACCTCGGGCTCGCGCCCGGGACCGTGGCCCGCGCGTACCGCGAGCTCGAGGCGGCCGGGGTCGTCACGACGCGGCGCCGCGCCGGGACGGTCGTCGCCGACGGGGTCTCCCCCGGCGACGTCGCGGCGCGCCACGCCGCGCACGAGCTCGTCCGCGCGGGCCGGGAGGCGGGGCTGTCCGACGACGCGATCCTCGACGTCGTGCGCGGGGCGCTCCTCCACGATCCCCCCGGCGCCGCACCGACCGCGCGCTGA